A window of the Sporosarcina sp. FSL K6-2383 genome harbors these coding sequences:
- a CDS encoding helix-turn-helix transcriptional regulator: MHFGKQFKEYREEYLRLKQLEAALELKIDPAALSNYERSERGFPNDLLPIVKETFAVPDDYFLAMILGTPLKSVRDFKKTQPVKTSEVRERYMDSFIDRHRQLFEESSELREFVALASHLTEKDRRIFLNANKSLLTLIHKHAKEEDTE; the protein is encoded by the coding sequence AGAGTATTTACGTTTGAAACAGCTCGAAGCTGCGCTTGAGTTAAAAATAGATCCTGCTGCATTGTCCAATTACGAAAGGAGTGAACGGGGATTCCCAAATGATCTCCTGCCTATCGTCAAGGAAACGTTCGCTGTGCCAGATGATTATTTTCTGGCGATGATTCTTGGAACTCCTTTAAAATCTGTCAGGGATTTCAAAAAGACACAGCCAGTCAAAACGTCCGAGGTGCGGGAACGCTATATGGATAGCTTTATAGATAGACATCGGCAGCTATTTGAAGAGAGTTCTGAGTTGCGGGAGTTTGTTGCGCTAGCCTCTCATTTAACTGAAAAAGATCGACGGATTTTCCTGAATGCCAATAAATCTTTGCTAACTTTAATCCACAAACATGCAAAAGAGGAAGATACCGAATAA